The region ATGGAATACGGCGTGCGCACGGTAAGGGTCGCCACTCACGTCACAGAGGCCGACGTTGGCGAGCAGCATATCGGTTTCGCCAAGAAACATGGTCTCGAAGCGGTCGGATTTCTGATGATGGCCCACATGGCGCCGCCCGGGAAAGTGGCGGAGCAGGCCAAACTGTTCGAAAGCTATGGCGCCGACATGATCTATGTCACCGATTCCGCAGGCGCCATGGTGCCTGCCGATGTTGCCGCGCGCATCCGCGCAGTCAGGGAGGCGGTCAAGCTGCCGATTGGTTTTCACGGTCACAATAACCTCGGCCTGGCGATCGGCAATACCCTGGCCGCGATTGAGGCCGGGGCCGAATCAGTCGACGCCTGCCTGCGCGGTCTCGGAGCAGGGGCGGGCAACGCCCAACTAGAAGTGCTGGTGGCGGTGCTCAACAAGATGGGCGTGGAAACTGGTATCGATCTTTACAAAGCCATGGATATCGGTGAAGTGCTCGACGGGATCATGCATCGCCCGCAGATCATCTCGAACGAGGCCCTGGCCATCGGCTACGCCGGTGCCTACGGCAGCTTTATGCTTCACGCCCGGCGGGCCGCCGAGAAGTTCGGTGTCGACGCCCGCGATATTCTTATCGAGATGGGACGACGCAAAACAGTCGGCGGGCAGGAAGACCTTATTCTTGATGTCGCCATCGACCTGGCAAAAGCTAAACAGGCATAACGAACCGGAGGCGAGGACATGACGGCGGTTTACCGGCGGCGAATTGGGCAAGCCCAGCAGATGATGGCCGAACAGGGCCTGGATATCCTCTTCGTCAATAACCGCGAAAACCTCATCTATTTTACCGGCCTCACCCAGATCGAGTGCCTGGCCATCCTCATCCCTCGCGAGGGCGAAGCCTGCGCCGTAACCCTCTGGCTGGACGCCGACTACGTCAGCCGGCAATCAGGCTTGACCGCATATGGATATCATTTCCCGCGCGAGACGCTGGCCGCGAAGTGCATAGAGTGCATGCGGGCCTACGGCTTCAGCGCCCCCCGCGTCGGTTTCGAGCGCTATTTCGTCGCCTTCGGCGTCTTCGACGCCCTGCGCCAGGCTTTTTCCCCGGATAACTTCGTCAATGCCGGCGACCTCTTTTACAAGCTGCGTGCCGTGAAGGATGCGGAAGAACTTGCCCGCATGCGTAAGGCGGGCCGGATCGTCGCCGCCGGCATGGCTGCCGCCGTCCGGGCGGTGAGGCCGGGCGCCCGCGAAAACGAGGTGCTCGCCGAAGCCGAATACGCTATGCTCAAGGCCGGCTCGGACGGCTCGCCCTTCAGGCCGCAGGTGGTTTCCGGCGAACGGACCCTGCTCACCCATCCCTGCGCGTCAGACAAGGCGATAGGCGTCGGCGAAATCGTCGTCATCCACCTGGGAGCCGCCTGCCGTGGGTATACGGCAAAGGTGTGCCGCACGGTGGCGGTGGGCGACGTACCGGCCGGCAGGGTGGCGGTGTACGACCTTCTGCTAAGGGCTCAGGAAGCGGCCATCGATGCGCTGCGGCCGGGAGTCGCCGCCGGCGACGTCGACGGCGCGGCGCGGCGAATTGTCGCGGAAGCGGGGTGGGAGAAGCATTATCTCGACTACGCCGGCTACGGCGTCGGCCTCAGGCAATCGGAATTTTACCCTGTCATCGGCAAGGGGCGGACGGAGACGATCGAAGCGGGCATGGTCGTCGACCTGCTGCTGCCGACCGTCTACATACCCGAGATTGGCGGTCCCCGCGTGACCGACTGCATCTATGTCGGCGAGCGGGCCAATGAGATTCTTACCGACTATCCGCGGCAGCTTATCAGGATGTAAGGACAATATCAGCGTAAGGAGGGGAGAATTCATGAGTATCAAGTCGCTACGCGACTGGCTCGACGTGCTGAAAGGCGACGGGTTGATCAAAACGGTCAGCCGCGAGGTAAACTTAAAGTATGAGATTGCCGGCCTCGGGAAGAAGGCCGACGGCAAGTACGCGCTGTTGTTCAACAACGTCGCCGGCGCCGGCATCCCTGTCGTCACCGGCCTGGCAGGCACCCGCGCCATGTTTGCCAAAGCGGTGGGCGTGCCGACGGAAAAGTTGGTCGAAGCTGTTTCCGCTGCCCAGGCCTCGCCCTGCGACTTCGCGATTATCGACAAAAGCCAGGCGCCGGTCAAAGAAGTCGTCGAACTGTCCGTCGATCTCGGCAAGCTACCCATCCCGGTCCACCACGAAAAAGACGGCGGTCCTTACATCACCGCCGGTGTATTGATATCCAAGGACCCGGAGACCGGGGCGGGTAATCTTTCTATCCACCGTCTTCACGTTCTCGGCCCCAATCGTCTCGGCATACTTATCCTGCCCCGGCACCTGTCTC is a window of Selenomonadales bacterium 4137-cl DNA encoding:
- the dmpG gene encoding 4-hydroxy-2-oxovalerate aldolase, with amino-acid sequence MMKKIRIIDATLRDGMHAVSHQLTPEQMAQIATGLDAAGVGTIEVGHGDGLGGSSMQYGFARASDKAYLAAVASAIKNTRLDVLLIPGIGTIEHLEEAMEYGVRTVRVATHVTEADVGEQHIGFAKKHGLEAVGFLMMAHMAPPGKVAEQAKLFESYGADMIYVTDSAGAMVPADVAARIRAVREAVKLPIGFHGHNNLGLAIGNTLAAIEAGAESVDACLRGLGAGAGNAQLEVLVAVLNKMGVETGIDLYKAMDIGEVLDGIMHRPQIISNEALAIGYAGAYGSFMLHARRAAEKFGVDARDILIEMGRRKTVGGQEDLILDVAIDLAKAKQA
- a CDS encoding Xaa-Pro peptidase family protein: MTAVYRRRIGQAQQMMAEQGLDILFVNNRENLIYFTGLTQIECLAILIPREGEACAVTLWLDADYVSRQSGLTAYGYHFPRETLAAKCIECMRAYGFSAPRVGFERYFVAFGVFDALRQAFSPDNFVNAGDLFYKLRAVKDAEELARMRKAGRIVAAGMAAAVRAVRPGARENEVLAEAEYAMLKAGSDGSPFRPQVVSGERTLLTHPCASDKAIGVGEIVVIHLGAACRGYTAKVCRTVAVGDVPAGRVAVYDLLLRAQEAAIDALRPGVAAGDVDGAARRIVAEAGWEKHYLDYAGYGVGLRQSEFYPVIGKGRTETIEAGMVVDLLLPTVYIPEIGGPRVTDCIYVGERANEILTDYPRQLIRM